In Deltaproteobacteria bacterium, one DNA window encodes the following:
- a CDS encoding SagB/ThcOx family dehydrogenase: MIRRALKVFGGSLREPWVCDPLQKGSLSRDAEHGVEISGISDYHERTKHRPGRYAVGPGGLDWRSEPDPRRVYAEAPRIELPLLARDPAAGSGALCKREERGPESLTIDHAAAVVELSLGLSAWKGYGGTRWALRMNPSSGNLHPVEAYLLLPPLDGEPGRLCHYEPFDHVLEVRALGPGAEAGDGAGAFVVVLTSIWWRECWKYGERAFRYCLLDAGHAAAAVSVAAGLFGLRVRYMTEPTDNELRALTGLDRTAFAPFEDEDPVMALLVEGPHGEAAGSLPRDPLAAVPAGSELMGAPNRLSAEHDDWSVVYEAARITEKRRSGPAPPPLPWRGGVPQPSPDLPAASVIRRRRSGRDYDGRTAMTSGDFFAILESLMPAAGRLPYELSIPVRPSDLFIFVHRVEGLEKGLYVLVRSGEGGRLRGATDPRFLWRAVEGAPQDLELRLLRRGDLSRLAALCACGQAIAADGAFSLAMVTDLSGAVEADAHAYRRLHWEAGLTGQVLYLQATARGLSGTGIGCFFDDLVRELLGIDDDSLQCVYLFAVGKAVGDERLSTAPPYAHLAGRRRSLP, from the coding sequence ATGATCCGCAGGGCGTTAAAAGTTTTTGGAGGGAGTCTGAGGGAACCGTGGGTCTGTGACCCTTTACAAAAAGGTTCCCTCAGCAGGGATGCGGAGCATGGCGTGGAGATATCGGGGATCAGCGACTACCACGAGCGGACGAAGCACCGTCCCGGCCGTTACGCCGTCGGTCCCGGCGGACTGGACTGGCGCAGCGAACCCGATCCGCGGCGGGTCTACGCCGAGGCGCCGCGCATCGAGCTTCCCCTGCTCGCCCGCGACCCCGCCGCCGGCTCCGGGGCGCTCTGCAAAAGAGAGGAGCGCGGGCCGGAGTCTCTCACAATCGACCACGCGGCCGCCGTTGTCGAGCTCTCGCTGGGACTGTCGGCCTGGAAGGGTTACGGAGGGACGCGCTGGGCGCTTCGCATGAACCCGTCCAGCGGCAACCTCCATCCCGTGGAGGCGTACCTGCTGCTGCCGCCGCTGGACGGCGAGCCTGGACGGCTCTGCCACTACGAGCCCTTCGATCACGTCCTCGAGGTGAGGGCCCTGGGACCGGGCGCGGAGGCGGGGGACGGGGCGGGCGCCTTCGTGGTGGTCCTCACGTCGATCTGGTGGCGCGAATGCTGGAAGTACGGTGAGAGGGCCTTTCGCTACTGCCTCCTCGACGCAGGCCACGCCGCTGCGGCCGTCTCCGTCGCCGCCGGCCTCTTCGGCCTGCGCGTGCGGTACATGACGGAACCGACGGACAACGAGCTCCGCGCGCTCACGGGACTCGACAGGACCGCCTTCGCTCCTTTCGAAGACGAGGACCCGGTGATGGCCCTCCTCGTGGAAGGCCCGCACGGGGAAGCCGCCGGCTCTCTCCCCCGGGACCCTCTCGCCGCCGTGCCGGCGGGCTCCGAGCTCATGGGCGCGCCCAACCGGCTCAGCGCCGAGCACGACGACTGGTCGGTCGTCTACGAGGCGGCGCGGATAACCGAAAAGAGGCGAAGCGGGCCGGCCCCGCCGCCGCTTCCCTGGCGCGGCGGGGTGCCCCAGCCCTCACCCGACCTTCCGGCGGCCTCGGTCATACGGCGGCGCCGCAGCGGCAGAGACTACGACGGCCGCACGGCCATGACGAGCGGCGACTTCTTCGCCATCCTCGAATCCCTCATGCCCGCCGCCGGACGCCTCCCCTACGAGCTCTCCATACCGGTCCGGCCCTCGGATCTCTTCATCTTCGTCCACCGTGTGGAGGGGCTTGAAAAGGGGCTGTACGTGCTGGTGCGAAGCGGCGAGGGCGGGAGGCTGCGCGGCGCCACGGACCCGCGCTTTCTCTGGCGCGCCGTGGAAGGCGCGCCGCAGGACCTGGAGCTGCGTCTTCTGCGCCGCGGTGATCTTTCGCGCCTGGCCGCCCTCTGCGCCTGCGGCCAGGCCATAGCGGCCGACGGCGCCTTCTCGCTCGCCATGGTCACGGACCTGTCCGGCGCCGTCGAGGCCGACGCCCACGCCTACAGGAGACTCCACTGGGAGGCGGGCCTCACCGGCCAGGTCCTCTACCTCCAGGCCACGGCCCGCGGCCTCTCGGGCACGGGCATAGGCTGTTTCTTCGACGACCTCGTCCGCGAACTGCTCGGCATCGACGACGACTCGCTCCAGTGCGTCTACCTCTTCGCCGTGGGCAAGGCCGTCGGCGACGAGCGGCTCTCCACCGCGCCGCCCTACGCCCATCTCGCCGGACGGCGAAGGAGCCTGCCTTAG
- a CDS encoding aminotransferase class V-fold PLP-dependent enzyme, producing the protein MIYLDNAATSFPKPPGVAGAMGRVVAEVGGSPGRSSHRMALEAARLVFAVREKAAALLGVDDSSRIVFTKNATESINLALKGLVRAGDHVVTTAFEHDSVAATLRALEAAGAEVTRLRPAKGHTVGPDDVRKALRPATRMVVMTHASNVLGAIQPIAEVGGLCRSRGVLFMADCAQTAGALPVDAESMAIDVLAATGHKSLLGPQGTGLLYLREGVEPAPLLHGGTGSADRDAETPERLEAGTLNTPGIAGLGAAIDFLAERTVAALREREIELTARLLEGLASIKGVTVLGPREPEKRVPLVSFNIGGLDPQQVGMRLDGDFSIMVRCGLHCAPDAHSLAGTMPRGAVRASPGCFTTEDHIDALIAAVKEIAAGAA; encoded by the coding sequence ATGATCTATCTCGACAACGCCGCAACGAGCTTTCCCAAGCCGCCCGGTGTGGCCGGGGCCATGGGGCGCGTGGTTGCCGAGGTGGGCGGAAGCCCCGGCAGAAGCTCCCACCGCATGGCCCTGGAGGCCGCCCGCCTCGTCTTCGCGGTGCGCGAAAAGGCGGCCGCGCTGCTCGGCGTGGACGACTCGTCGCGCATCGTCTTCACCAAGAACGCCACCGAATCCATAAACCTCGCGCTCAAGGGCCTTGTCCGCGCCGGCGACCACGTGGTGACCACGGCCTTCGAGCACGACAGCGTGGCCGCCACCCTGCGGGCCCTCGAAGCGGCCGGGGCGGAGGTGACGAGACTGCGCCCGGCGAAGGGCCATACGGTCGGCCCCGACGATGTAAGGAAGGCCCTGAGACCGGCAACACGCATGGTGGTCATGACCCATGCGTCAAACGTCCTCGGCGCCATCCAGCCCATCGCCGAGGTCGGCGGGCTGTGCCGCAGCCGCGGCGTGCTCTTCATGGCCGACTGCGCCCAGACGGCGGGCGCCCTGCCCGTGGACGCCGAGTCCATGGCCATTGACGTCCTCGCCGCAACGGGCCACAAGTCGCTTCTCGGTCCCCAGGGCACGGGCCTTCTCTACCTGCGCGAAGGCGTGGAGCCTGCGCCTCTTCTCCACGGCGGCACCGGCTCGGCGGACCGGGACGCCGAGACGCCGGAGAGACTGGAGGCGGGAACGCTCAATACCCCAGGCATAGCGGGGCTCGGCGCGGCCATCGACTTCCTGGCCGAAAGGACCGTCGCCGCCCTGAGAGAGCGCGAGATCGAGCTCACGGCGCGCCTTCTCGAAGGGCTCGCCTCCATCAAGGGAGTGACGGTGCTCGGCCCACGGGAGCCGGAAAAGAGGGTCCCGCTCGTATCGTTCAACATCGGGGGGCTCGACCCCCAGCAGGTGGGTATGCGGCTCGACGGCGACTTCTCCATAATGGTCCGCTGCGGCCTGCACTGCGCACCCGACGCCCACAGCCTGGCCGGCACCATGCCCCGGGGGGCGGTGCGCGCAAGCCCCGGCTGCTTCACCACCGAAGACCACATAGACGCGCTCATAGCCGCAGTGAAGGAAATAGCGGCAGGTGCGGCTTGA
- the tsaD gene encoding tRNA (adenosine(37)-N6)-threonylcarbamoyltransferase complex transferase subunit TsaD, which produces MLVLGIESSCDDTAAAVVEDGARLLSSVVSSQDDIHGRYGGVVPELASRRHIETVIPVVEEALSRAGLSLEEIDAIGVTRGPGLVGSILVGLSFAKAIAYVSGKPFVGVNHIEAHSMAAFIDGGEGGQAPCFPLVALIVSGGHTTLLEYTSHCDYRVLGQTRDDAAGEAFDKAAKLLGLGFPGGAAIDRAAGGGDASAVPFKRPMLEDKKNLDFSFSGIKTAVLNHISGLGRPPAPSETADIAASFQEAVVDVLVEKAFRALGATGSDTLIVAGGVACNSRLRARLAERAASGRVRLFIPPPRLCSDNAAMVAAAAYHMLKNGRRDPLSLNALPSWKSF; this is translated from the coding sequence TTGCTCGTACTCGGCATAGAATCATCGTGCGACGACACGGCCGCCGCGGTGGTCGAGGACGGCGCGCGCCTGCTCTCCTCGGTCGTCTCCTCGCAGGACGACATACACGGCAGGTACGGCGGCGTGGTGCCAGAGCTCGCCTCGCGCCGCCACATAGAAACGGTGATACCCGTAGTCGAAGAGGCGCTCTCGAGGGCCGGGCTTTCGCTCGAAGAGATCGACGCCATCGGCGTCACCCGCGGCCCCGGGCTCGTGGGCTCCATATTGGTGGGGCTGTCCTTCGCCAAGGCCATAGCCTATGTGTCCGGCAAGCCCTTTGTGGGCGTGAACCATATAGAGGCCCACTCCATGGCGGCCTTCATCGACGGCGGCGAAGGCGGCCAGGCCCCCTGCTTTCCGCTCGTCGCCCTCATAGTCTCCGGGGGACACACGACACTTCTCGAGTACACATCCCACTGCGACTACCGGGTGCTCGGTCAGACGCGCGACGACGCGGCGGGCGAGGCCTTCGACAAGGCGGCAAAGCTCCTGGGACTCGGCTTCCCCGGCGGAGCGGCCATAGACAGGGCGGCCGGCGGGGGAGACGCCTCCGCCGTGCCCTTCAAACGTCCCATGCTGGAGGACAAGAAAAACCTCGACTTCAGCTTCAGCGGCATAAAGACGGCGGTGCTAAACCACATAAGTGGGCTGGGACGCCCGCCCGCCCCCTCAGAGACGGCCGACATAGCGGCGAGCTTCCAGGAGGCCGTCGTTGACGTGCTCGTGGAAAAGGCCTTCCGGGCCCTCGGCGCCACAGGCTCGGACACGCTCATCGTCGCCGGCGGCGTGGCCTGCAACTCCAGACTCCGCGCAAGACTCGCCGAGCGCGCCGCCTCCGGCCGGGTTAGGCTCTTCATCCCGCCGCCGCGCCTGTGCAGCGACAACGCCGCCATGGTCGCGGCGGCCGCCTACCACATGCTAAAGAACGGCAGGCGCGACCCCCTCTCCTTGAACGCCCTCCCGAGCTGGAAATCCTTCTGA
- a CDS encoding rhomboid family intramembrane serine protease, giving the protein MIPLKDENPTGSFPIVTVLIIAINAAVFLFQSTLTPGAQEVFIYRTAVIPYEITHFTDIYPWGILPPPFTLLTAMFVHGGFFHMAGNMLYLWIFGDNIEDRLGHLRFLLFYLFTGAVASLAHIMAEPSSSMPMVGASGAVAGVLGAYFLVFPRARILTLLFFFFFVQVVRVPALVFLGIWFVFQVLNSMAGGNIAWFAHIGGFLAGMLLIGFTGRGRAR; this is encoded by the coding sequence ATGATACCTCTCAAGGACGAAAACCCCACGGGAAGCTTTCCCATCGTAACGGTGCTCATCATCGCCATCAACGCCGCCGTCTTCCTCTTTCAGTCGACGCTGACGCCCGGCGCGCAGGAGGTCTTCATCTACAGGACCGCCGTCATACCTTACGAGATAACGCACTTCACCGACATCTACCCCTGGGGGATCCTGCCGCCGCCCTTTACGCTGCTCACCGCCATGTTCGTACACGGAGGCTTCTTCCACATGGCCGGCAACATGCTCTATCTGTGGATCTTCGGCGACAACATCGAGGACAGGCTCGGACACCTCAGGTTTCTGCTATTCTATCTCTTTACCGGAGCCGTGGCGAGCCTCGCCCACATCATGGCCGAGCCGTCGTCGTCCATGCCCATGGTGGGCGCGAGCGGCGCCGTCGCCGGCGTGCTCGGCGCCTACTTCCTCGTCTTTCCGAGGGCGAGGATCCTCACGCTGCTGTTTTTCTTCTTCTTCGTCCAGGTGGTGAGGGTTCCGGCGCTGGTATTCCTCGGCATATGGTTCGTCTTTCAGGTATTGAACTCCATGGCCGGCGGCAACATAGCCTGGTTCGCCCACATCGGCGGCTTTCTCGCGGGCATGCTCCTCATAGGATTTACAGGAAGGGGACGGGCGCGATAG
- a CDS encoding DUF72 domain-containing protein: protein MLVGTSGYDYDHWESVFYPAGLEKRGRLGFYAARFPTVEINNTFYHLPSPRAFDHWRETAPPGFVFALKASRYITHMKKLKDPAAPLEAFMERAARLGGALGPVLFQLPPRWRLNRQRLALFIDALPSGVDFAFEFRDASWFDEEVYALLRSRGLSLCIYHMGEFASPVVATAPFVYMRLHGPRPAYSGRYGRRGLRPWADLAGDFLAEGRDVYVYFNNDAGGAAVLDAAELTAMMGERRKEV from the coding sequence CTGCTGGTTGGCACGTCGGGCTACGACTACGACCACTGGGAGAGTGTCTTCTACCCGGCGGGCCTTGAAAAGCGCGGGCGTCTCGGTTTCTACGCCGCCCGTTTTCCGACCGTGGAGATCAACAACACCTTCTACCACCTCCCCTCGCCCCGGGCCTTCGATCACTGGCGCGAAACGGCCCCGCCGGGCTTTGTCTTCGCCCTCAAGGCGAGCCGCTACATTACGCACATGAAGAAACTCAAGGACCCGGCCGCGCCGCTCGAAGCCTTCATGGAACGGGCGGCTCGTCTGGGAGGCGCCCTCGGCCCCGTACTCTTCCAGTTGCCGCCACGCTGGCGCCTCAACCGCCAGAGGCTCGCCCTCTTCATCGACGCCCTCCCCTCGGGCGTGGACTTCGCCTTCGAGTTCAGGGACGCAAGCTGGTTCGACGAGGAGGTCTACGCTCTGCTGCGCAGCCGGGGCCTCTCGCTCTGCATCTACCACATGGGCGAGTTCGCTTCGCCCGTCGTAGCCACCGCTCCATTCGTCTACATGCGCCTGCACGGCCCCCGGCCCGCCTACAGCGGCCGCTACGGCCGCCGCGGCCTCAGGCCCTGGGCCGACCTTGCAGGCGACTTCCTCGCCGAGGGCAGGGACGTCTACGTCTACTTCAACAACGACGCCGGCGGAGCGGCCGTCCTCGACGCGGCCGAACTCACGGCCATGATGGGGGAGCGGAGAAAAGAAGTCTAA
- a CDS encoding DUF763 domain-containing protein yields MRTGTASLPLHGGRAPRWLFERMTRLARQVVIAVVDDGGPRELVRRLSDPFWFQALGCAVGFDWHSSGVTTTLCAALKEALRGMERDVGIFAAGGKGRTSRRTPAEICDKGEAVSAPVERLVYASRMSAKVDSSALQDGYSIYHHSFFFTADGSWVVVQQGMNEGSGLARRYHWVGGTDGPAGERGFVCEPHSGVCCDVRGTALNMVAAASGEARACCAELSRQHPDTLVRELEKAVHLEMPSRHAVTRADINPRRLHKIFLSTYESGPADFEALLAMPGVGAKTVRALSLLAELLYGARASTDDPARFSFAHGGKDGHPYPVDRRLYDSTIEYLTDALERARIGRSDKIDALKRLARMERGTRRR; encoded by the coding sequence GTGCGCACCGGGACAGCCAGCCTGCCGCTTCACGGCGGCCGCGCTCCGCGCTGGCTCTTCGAGCGGATGACGCGCCTTGCGCGCCAGGTCGTAATCGCCGTCGTCGACGACGGGGGGCCGCGGGAGCTTGTGCGCCGTCTCTCCGATCCCTTCTGGTTCCAGGCCCTCGGATGCGCCGTTGGTTTCGACTGGCACTCGAGCGGCGTGACGACGACGCTTTGCGCCGCGCTCAAGGAGGCGCTGCGCGGCATGGAGCGCGACGTGGGGATCTTCGCGGCCGGCGGCAAGGGCAGGACCTCGCGCCGGACGCCGGCGGAGATATGCGACAAGGGCGAGGCCGTTTCGGCGCCGGTGGAAAGACTCGTCTACGCAAGCCGCATGTCGGCAAAGGTGGACAGCTCGGCCCTCCAGGACGGCTACTCCATATACCACCACAGCTTCTTCTTCACCGCCGACGGTTCATGGGTGGTGGTGCAGCAGGGGATGAACGAAGGGAGCGGCTTGGCGAGACGCTACCACTGGGTGGGCGGGACCGACGGCCCGGCGGGGGAGCGCGGCTTCGTCTGCGAGCCCCACAGCGGCGTCTGCTGCGACGTCAGGGGAACGGCTCTCAACATGGTGGCGGCGGCGAGCGGGGAGGCGAGAGCCTGCTGCGCCGAACTGTCCCGTCAACACCCCGATACCCTGGTGCGCGAGCTCGAAAAGGCGGTGCACCTTGAGATGCCCTCGCGCCACGCCGTGACAAGGGCCGACATCAACCCCCGCAGGCTCCACAAGATATTCCTCTCCACCTACGAGAGCGGCCCCGCCGATTTCGAGGCGCTGCTGGCCATGCCGGGCGTGGGGGCGAAGACCGTGAGAGCGCTCAGCCTTCTGGCCGAGCTCCTCTACGGCGCCAGAGCCTCGACCGATGATCCGGCGCGCTTCAGCTTCGCCCACGGCGGCAAGGACGGACATCCATACCCCGTGGACCGGCGGCTCTACGATTCGACCATAGAGTACCTCACCGATGCGCTCGAAAGGGCGCGGATAGGGCGCAGCGACAAGATCGACGCCCTCAAGCGGCTCGCCCGCATGGAAAGGGGAACGAGGCGCCGCTGA
- a CDS encoding YjbQ family protein yields MYYATTIGFSTSGFCDVVNITDEVEAAVEEAGVADGVVTVFVPGSTGSVTTIEFEDGVISDLKEAVERLVPRNMHYDHDRRWGDGNGFSHVRAALLKPGITVPIINGEIALGTWQQIVFLDFDNRPRTREVVVHVMGD; encoded by the coding sequence ATGTATTATGCGACCACCATAGGGTTTTCGACGTCTGGATTCTGCGACGTGGTGAACATCACCGACGAGGTAGAGGCCGCCGTGGAGGAGGCCGGTGTGGCCGACGGCGTGGTCACCGTCTTTGTGCCCGGCTCCACAGGCTCGGTGACGACCATCGAGTTCGAGGACGGCGTGATAAGCGACCTCAAGGAGGCCGTGGAGCGGCTTGTGCCCCGGAATATGCACTACGACCACGACCGCCGCTGGGGCGACGGCAACGGTTTTTCCCACGTGAGGGCGGCGCTCCTGAAGCCCGGCATAACCGTGCCGATCATAAACGGCGAGATCGCTCTGGGCACGTGGCAGCAGATAGTCTTCCTCGACTTCGACAACAGGCCCCGCACAAGAGAGGTCGTCGTCCACGTCATGGGTGACTGA
- a CDS encoding response regulator, with the protein MDDVSRKTEALLDELDALKGGISELEQRFEKTRVFARSAVNDFNNIVTSLLGNIALVLMSGELDDEVVKRLKAAERAALKAKNLTRQMLAFFNGDRPAMHPVQVAALVEGAVSSALIDSQASCRRYVPEDLPCVYVDESLMTSVLYELVTSAGEGGDGRRSIMVSADELMLSEGNSLGLEQGRYVRIGVRDDGPGIPPEMLDRVFDPDYLSPSGRHGLGLFTALHIVKSHGGTMRLESRVGQGTTAFVYLPVSEEKEEGRAASAPLVTDGKILVMEDEEAVCTLLDEMLSPFGHDVVFARNGDEALRRYDEALRRNEPFDAVLMDLTIVGGMDGREAIKRLREMDPNVKAIVSSGQIDDPIMSDYKKHGFCYALAKPYTVAELRNALHNVLGGGAGA; encoded by the coding sequence ATGGATGACGTTTCCAGGAAGACAGAGGCGTTGCTCGACGAGCTCGACGCTCTCAAGGGCGGCATCTCCGAGCTCGAGCAGCGTTTTGAGAAGACGCGGGTCTTTGCCAGAAGCGCCGTCAACGACTTCAACAACATTGTCACGTCGTTGCTCGGCAACATCGCCCTTGTCCTCATGTCGGGCGAGCTTGACGACGAGGTGGTGAAGCGGCTGAAGGCAGCGGAGCGGGCGGCCCTGAAGGCGAAGAACCTGACCCGCCAGATGCTCGCCTTTTTCAACGGCGACAGGCCGGCCATGCACCCCGTTCAAGTCGCGGCCCTTGTGGAGGGGGCCGTCAGCTCGGCGCTCATTGATTCGCAGGCAAGCTGCAGGCGTTACGTGCCCGAGGACCTGCCTTGCGTATACGTCGACGAGTCGCTGATGACGAGCGTGCTCTACGAGCTGGTGACCAGCGCCGGTGAAGGGGGGGACGGCCGCCGGTCGATCATGGTATCGGCCGACGAGCTGATGCTCTCCGAGGGCAACTCGCTCGGACTGGAGCAGGGACGCTACGTGAGGATAGGCGTAAGGGACGACGGACCGGGCATCCCTCCCGAAATGCTCGACAGGGTCTTCGATCCCGATTATCTCTCACCGTCGGGCAGGCACGGGCTCGGTCTCTTTACGGCCCTTCACATAGTAAAGAGCCACGGCGGTACGATGAGGCTCGAGTCCAGGGTCGGCCAGGGCACGACGGCCTTCGTCTATCTCCCGGTTTCGGAGGAGAAGGAGGAGGGCCGGGCCGCTTCCGCGCCGCTTGTCACGGACGGCAAGATACTCGTCATGGAGGACGAGGAGGCGGTGTGCACGCTCCTCGACGAGATGCTCTCGCCCTTCGGACACGACGTGGTGTTTGCAAGAAACGGAGACGAGGCCCTGCGGCGTTACGACGAGGCGCTCAGGCGCAACGAGCCTTTCGACGCCGTGCTCATGGACCTTACCATTGTGGGAGGCATGGACGGAAGGGAGGCGATAAAGAGGCTGCGCGAGATGGACCCCAACGTGAAGGCCATCGTCTCGAGCGGCCAGATAGACGATCCGATCATGAGCGACTACAAGAAGCACGGCTTCTGCTATGCCCTGGCAAAGCCCTATACGGTCGCCGAACTGAGAAACGCCCTCCACAACGTGCTCGGAGGCGGCGCGGGCGCCTGA
- a CDS encoding (2Fe-2S) ferredoxin domain-containing protein, with translation MAKPERFLFICNNERPQGHPRGSCTLKGGREVAARFYEVMEERGLTGTVGLVPTGCLGPCFEGPVAALFPDDVWYCNITPADVEEIVDKHFIGGEPVKRLLLRDEDWG, from the coding sequence ATGGCCAAACCCGAGCGATTCCTCTTCATATGCAACAACGAGCGGCCCCAGGGCCACCCCCGCGGCTCCTGCACACTCAAGGGCGGGCGCGAGGTGGCGGCCAGGTTCTACGAGGTCATGGAAGAGCGCGGACTCACCGGCACCGTGGGGCTCGTCCCCACGGGATGCCTCGGCCCCTGCTTCGAGGGCCCCGTGGCGGCCCTCTTCCCCGACGACGTGTGGTACTGCAACATCACCCCCGCCGACGTGGAGGAGATCGTTGACAAACACTTCATCGGCGGAGAGCCGGTAAAACGACTCTTGCTGCGCGACGAAGACTGGGGTTGA
- the smpB gene encoding SsrA-binding protein SmpB → MPVKTVCTNRKAFHDYFIEERFEAGLSLEGCEVKSLRAGRANLKDSYARIRDGEVFLVGAHISPYEQADSFARPDPTRTRKLLLHRREIKRLIGKTRERGYTLIPTRIYFKDGKAKVEIALAKGRKLYDKREAIRRKTMEREAARDIKDSRARRR, encoded by the coding sequence TTGCCCGTAAAGACAGTCTGCACCAACCGCAAGGCCTTTCACGACTACTTCATCGAGGAGCGCTTCGAGGCCGGTCTGAGCCTTGAGGGCTGCGAAGTGAAGTCGCTTCGCGCCGGCAGGGCGAACCTCAAGGACAGTTACGCCCGCATCAGGGACGGGGAGGTCTTTCTGGTGGGGGCGCACATAAGTCCCTACGAGCAGGCCGACTCATTTGCCAGACCCGATCCCACCCGCACGCGAAAGCTGCTGCTCCACAGAAGGGAGATAAAGCGACTCATCGGCAAGACCAGGGAGCGGGGCTACACGCTCATCCCCACCAGGATATACTTCAAGGACGGCAAGGCGAAGGTCGAGATCGCTCTTGCAAAGGGCAGGAAGCTCTACGACAAGCGCGAAGCCATAAGGCGCAAGACCATGGAGCGTGAGGCGGCAAGGGATATCAAGGACTCGCGCGCCAGGCGGCGCTGA
- the sfsA gene encoding DNA/RNA nuclease SfsA: MRLPLRRGQGRRRRAALHRAALRPSRRTAKEPALVRLFGALRRGRFIERPNRFVVVCEVGGRRSSAYLPNPGRLSELLHPGAALLLEESPGKRHPFTAVAVERDGTPVMLHTHRTNDAAAHLIAEGLVPGFEGARILEREVRFGRSRFDLLVERRGRRTVVEVKSCTLFGRRAALFPDAVTERGARHVEELAALARDGLDAAVLFIVGSPGLECFLPDYHTDPAFAAALCRARTKVDVVACAVSYGADLTLEAETRRLPVAWSVVERENVDSGAYLAVARVERETTVEPGGLAPLRLSKGFYVYAGAAPAGLDAAVRGLRPLRKRLRSPFDHLRAVSTLRAALAVRTPEDSMACMLARGLRALSDRPVPGFGPGRCPCASHLFFFEKDPMNSPSFHDMLIHMRIERHLREP, encoded by the coding sequence GTGCGTCTACCTCTTCGCCGTGGGCAAGGCCGTCGGCGACGAGCGGCTCTCCACCGCGCCGCCCTACGCCCATCTCGCCGGACGGCGAAGGAGCCTGCCTTAGTGCGCCTCTTCGGGGCGCTCAGGCGGGGCCGCTTCATCGAAAGGCCCAACCGCTTCGTTGTGGTGTGCGAGGTCGGGGGACGGCGAAGTTCGGCCTATCTGCCCAACCCCGGACGCCTGAGCGAACTCCTCCACCCCGGCGCCGCCCTCTTGCTCGAGGAGAGCCCCGGCAAGCGCCACCCCTTCACGGCCGTGGCCGTCGAAAGGGACGGTACGCCCGTCATGCTCCACACCCACAGGACAAACGACGCCGCCGCCCACCTCATCGCGGAAGGGCTCGTGCCGGGCTTCGAGGGCGCAAGGATCCTGGAGCGCGAGGTCCGCTTCGGCCGCAGCCGCTTCGACCTCCTCGTCGAGCGGCGGGGACGGCGCACGGTGGTGGAGGTCAAGTCCTGCACGCTCTTCGGCCGCCGGGCCGCCCTCTTTCCCGACGCCGTCACCGAGCGTGGGGCGCGCCACGTCGAGGAGCTCGCGGCGCTTGCCCGCGACGGCCTCGACGCGGCCGTGCTCTTCATCGTCGGCAGCCCCGGCCTCGAGTGCTTCCTCCCCGACTACCACACGGACCCGGCCTTCGCAGCCGCCCTCTGCAGGGCGCGCACAAAGGTCGATGTCGTCGCCTGCGCCGTGAGCTACGGCGCGGACCTGACCCTCGAGGCCGAGACCAGGCGCCTTCCCGTCGCATGGTCCGTCGTGGAGCGCGAAAACGTGGACAGCGGCGCATACCTCGCGGTGGCGCGGGTCGAAAGGGAAACTACGGTCGAGCCCGGCGGCCTCGCCCCGCTACGGCTCTCGAAGGGATTTTACGTATACGCCGGGGCGGCCCCGGCGGGACTCGACGCGGCGGTCCGTGGGCTCCGGCCCCTGAGAAAACGCCTGCGAAGCCCCTTCGACCACCTCCGCGCAGTCTCGACGCTTCGCGCCGCCCTTGCCGTGCGCACGCCCGAAGACTCCATGGCCTGCATGCTCGCCCGCGGCCTCCGCGCCCTCTCCGACAGGCCGGTCCCGGGCTTCGGCCCGGGCCGCTGCCCTTGCGCCTCCCACCTCTTCTTCTTCGAGAAAGACCCCATGAACTCACCGTCCTTCCACGACATGCTCATCCACATGCGCATCGAACGCCACTTGAGGGAGCCTTGA